A part of Brachybacterium faecium DSM 4810 genomic DNA contains:
- a CDS encoding methionyl-tRNA synthetase (PFAM: tRNA synthetases class I (M)~TIGRFAM: methionyl-tRNA synthetase), producing the protein MSTVLSAVAWPYANGPRHIGHVAGFGVPSDVFSRYMRMAGHDVLMVSGTDEHGTPILVEADKEGISARDLADRNNRLIVEDLVALGLSYDLFTRTTTRNHHQVVQDMFVTVRDNGYMIEQTTSGAISPSTGRTLPDRYIEGTCPICSAGGARGDQCDNCGNQLDPTDLIDPVSRINGETPEFVETSHWFLDLPALAAELGRWLDEREATGLWRPNVIRFSQNILEDIKPRAMTRDIDWGIPVPGWEDQPNKRLYVWFDAVIGYLSASIEWARRSGDPEAWRRWWNDPETLAYYFMGKDNIVFHSQIWPAEMIAQNGQGDKGGEPGRFGELKLPTEVVSSEFLTMEGKKFSSSKGIVIYVRDVLERYQPDALRYFISAAGPENQDADFTWVDFVSRTNNELVAGWGNLVNRTAAMIAKNVGEIPEAGEFEEIDTALLDQIREGFTTVGGLIEAHRQRAAIAEAMRLVGEANAYVSRTEPFKMKAEEQRPRLLTVLHVLAQAVTDLNTMLAPFLPQSANAVERALGGQRQIAPMPRIEEVEDLDGGPRYPIITGDYTDVPAWEHRPVTPGQTVAKPTPIFVKLDPTIAEQELERLEAAAEE; encoded by the coding sequence ATGAGCACAGTCCTGTCCGCGGTCGCCTGGCCGTACGCCAATGGTCCCCGCCACATCGGCCATGTCGCCGGCTTCGGCGTCCCCTCCGACGTCTTCTCCCGGTACATGCGGATGGCGGGCCATGACGTGCTCATGGTCTCCGGCACCGACGAGCACGGCACCCCGATCCTCGTCGAGGCCGACAAGGAGGGCATCAGCGCCCGCGACCTCGCCGATCGCAACAACCGCCTCATCGTCGAGGACCTCGTCGCGCTGGGGCTGAGCTACGACCTGTTCACCCGCACCACCACCCGCAACCACCACCAGGTGGTGCAGGACATGTTCGTCACGGTGCGGGACAACGGCTACATGATCGAGCAGACCACCTCGGGGGCGATCTCCCCCTCGACGGGCCGCACCCTGCCGGATCGCTACATCGAGGGCACCTGCCCGATCTGCAGCGCCGGCGGTGCGCGCGGCGACCAGTGCGACAACTGCGGCAACCAGCTCGACCCCACCGACCTCATCGACCCCGTCTCCCGCATCAACGGCGAGACCCCGGAGTTCGTCGAGACCTCGCACTGGTTCCTGGATCTGCCGGCGCTGGCCGCAGAGCTGGGCCGATGGCTCGACGAGCGGGAGGCGACCGGGCTGTGGCGCCCGAACGTGATCCGCTTCAGCCAGAACATCCTCGAGGACATCAAGCCCCGCGCGATGACCCGCGACATCGACTGGGGCATCCCGGTGCCGGGCTGGGAGGACCAGCCGAACAAGCGCCTGTACGTGTGGTTCGATGCGGTGATCGGCTATCTCTCCGCCTCGATCGAGTGGGCCCGCCGCTCCGGCGACCCCGAGGCGTGGCGCAGGTGGTGGAACGATCCCGAGACCCTCGCCTACTACTTCATGGGCAAGGACAACATCGTCTTCCACTCGCAGATCTGGCCGGCGGAGATGATCGCCCAGAACGGGCAGGGCGACAAGGGCGGCGAGCCCGGCCGCTTCGGGGAGCTGAAGCTCCCCACCGAGGTGGTCTCCAGCGAGTTCCTCACCATGGAGGGCAAGAAGTTCTCCTCCTCGAAGGGGATCGTCATCTACGTGCGGGACGTGCTCGAGCGCTACCAGCCCGATGCGCTGCGCTACTTCATCTCCGCGGCCGGCCCGGAGAACCAGGATGCGGACTTCACCTGGGTCGATTTCGTCTCCCGCACCAACAACGAGCTGGTCGCCGGCTGGGGGAACCTCGTCAACCGCACCGCGGCGATGATCGCGAAGAACGTGGGCGAGATCCCGGAGGCCGGAGAATTCGAGGAGATCGACACCGCCCTGCTGGATCAGATCCGCGAGGGCTTCACCACGGTGGGCGGCCTCATCGAGGCGCACCGTCAGCGCGCCGCGATCGCGGAGGCCATGCGCCTGGTGGGCGAGGCGAACGCGTACGTCTCCCGCACCGAGCCGTTCAAGATGAAGGCCGAGGAGCAGCGTCCCCGCCTGCTCACGGTGCTGCATGTGCTCGCCCAGGCGGTCACCGACCTCAACACGATGCTCGCCCCCTTCCTGCCGCAGTCCGCGAACGCGGTGGAGCGGGCACTGGGCGGGCAGCGCCAGATCGCGCCGATGCCCCGCATCGAGGAGGTCGAGGATCTCGACGGCGGGCCGCGCTACCCCATCATCACCGGCGACTACACCGACGTCCCCGCCTGGGAGCACCGACCGGTCACACCCGGCCAGACGGTCGCCAAGCCCACCCCGATCTTCGTCAAGCTCGATCCGACGATCGCGGAGCAGGAGCTCGAGCGGCTCGAGGCCGCCGCGGAGGAGTGA
- a CDS encoding ATPase component of ABC transporters with duplicated ATPase domain (PFAM: ABC transporter) → MTSHISVRTTTGAAHLRARDLHLARGGRVLLRGVDLTLAPGDRLAVVGENGRGKSTLLEALGGDLEPDAGTIARHGSLGVVPQELAVDASGPRTVGALLDELLARPLGVLHALDEAASALGEDTGAAAAQRYDDALAAAAAIDAWDAPRRLQVALEEVGAITERGRRLDTMSVGQRYRVRLAGVIAARADLLLLDEPTNHLDARGLGHLTQAVREHPGAAAIISHDRALLAEIATGFLDLDPTSDGRPLLVSGGLEQWQQARRRHRAAWEAAHRAQQDEHERLQAQAETARSRLSTGWRPDKGTGRHQRQSRAPGVVRAMNDRLDRLQEHRLDVPTPPPRLRLPASDTRAGTPLLRADGVEVEREAGLPPRLASTSLRLAGGDRLLVVGPNGAGKTTLLRVLAGDLAPTVGAVRRLSDARIGLLEQEDDGARSPHRGSPGERRRRALAALFTERPDVALLDEPTNHLGISGVDDLLDALEETPSAVVLATHDRSVLRALAHWPRLALDG, encoded by the coding sequence ATGACGTCACACATCTCTGTCCGCACCACCACCGGCGCTGCGCACCTGCGCGCCCGGGACCTCCACCTCGCCCGCGGCGGCCGGGTGTTGCTGCGCGGCGTGGACCTCACCCTCGCTCCGGGCGACCGCCTCGCCGTGGTCGGGGAGAACGGACGCGGCAAGAGCACCCTCCTCGAGGCGCTCGGCGGCGACCTCGAACCCGATGCCGGAACGATCGCACGACACGGCAGCCTCGGCGTCGTGCCTCAGGAGCTGGCCGTGGACGCATCCGGTCCGCGCACCGTCGGCGCACTGCTCGACGAGCTCCTGGCCCGTCCGCTCGGCGTGCTGCACGCTCTCGACGAGGCGGCCTCGGCGCTCGGCGAGGACACCGGGGCCGCCGCGGCGCAGCGCTACGACGACGCCCTCGCCGCGGCCGCCGCGATCGACGCCTGGGATGCGCCCCGCCGCCTCCAGGTCGCTCTCGAGGAGGTCGGCGCGATCACCGAGCGGGGGCGCCGGCTCGACACGATGTCCGTGGGCCAGCGCTACCGGGTGCGCCTGGCGGGGGTGATCGCCGCCCGGGCCGATCTGCTCCTGCTCGACGAGCCCACGAACCATCTCGACGCCCGTGGGCTCGGCCACCTGACCCAGGCGGTGCGCGAGCATCCGGGGGCGGCCGCGATCATCTCCCACGACAGGGCGCTGCTCGCCGAGATCGCCACCGGGTTCCTCGATCTGGACCCGACCAGTGACGGCCGGCCGTTGCTGGTCAGCGGCGGACTGGAGCAATGGCAGCAGGCCAGACGCCGTCATCGGGCCGCCTGGGAGGCCGCCCACCGGGCGCAGCAGGACGAGCACGAGCGGCTGCAGGCCCAGGCCGAGACGGCTCGCTCCCGCCTCTCCACGGGATGGCGACCCGACAAGGGCACCGGCAGGCATCAGCGACAGAGCCGCGCCCCGGGCGTGGTGCGGGCGATGAACGATCGGCTCGATCGTCTCCAGGAGCATCGGCTCGATGTGCCGACGCCGCCTCCACGGCTCCGGCTCCCCGCCTCCGACACCCGGGCAGGGACTCCTCTGCTGCGCGCCGACGGAGTGGAGGTCGAGCGGGAAGCCGGGCTGCCGCCGCGTCTGGCCTCCACCTCGCTGCGCCTCGCGGGTGGCGACCGCCTGCTCGTGGTGGGGCCGAACGGCGCCGGCAAGACGACGCTCCTGCGCGTCCTGGCCGGGGACCTGGCCCCCACGGTCGGAGCGGTGCGGCGTCTGAGCGATGCGCGCATCGGACTGCTCGAGCAGGAGGACGACGGGGCGAGATCACCCCATCGGGGCAGCCCGGGGGAGCGCAGACGGCGGGCGCTGGCCGCGCTGTTCACCGAGCGTCCCGACGTCGCCCTGCTCGACGAACCCACCAACCACCTGGGGATCAGCGGCGTCGACGACCTGCTCGACGCGCTCGAGGAGACCCCGTCGGCCGTGGTGCTCGCCACGCATGATCGGTCCGTGCTGCGCGCGCTCGCCCATTGGCCGCGGCTCGCGCTCGACGGCTGA
- a CDS encoding UDP-glucose pyrophosphorylase (PFAM: UTP--glucose-1-phosphate uridylyltransferase) produces MSTEGLAAAQRKMADDGVAQTAIDVFSHYYGQLEDGVTGTIPEDTIEPYLDPPLLEDVKIDVGEAKQVFDQLAIINLNGGLGTSMGLDQAKSLLPVRDGKSFLDIIVEQVLAARRGTGSRLPLIFMNSFRTREDTLEVLSKYPDLPVGDLPLDFLQNKEPKLRQDDLTPVDWEADPDLEWCPPGHGDIYTALQTSGLLQQLLDAGFKYASVSNSDNLGTVPSPVIAAWFAATGAPYAAELCRRTPADRKGGHLAVRKSDGRLILRDTAQTPAEEMDYFTDEHRHPFFHTNNLWFDLEQMAAVLAERDGIMGLPLIRNEKTVDPADKTSTPVYQIESAMGAAIEVFDGATAIVVGRDRFLPVKATSDLLLVRSDAYALDERAALVQQVENVPTVSLQAGSYKLIQDFEPRFPYGVPSLKDASSLEVQGDWTFGADVTVIGDAVLGEEGGEVPEGARVGTASTS; encoded by the coding sequence ATGAGCACAGAAGGACTTGCCGCAGCGCAGAGGAAGATGGCCGACGACGGGGTCGCACAGACCGCGATCGACGTCTTCTCCCATTACTACGGTCAGCTCGAGGACGGCGTCACCGGCACGATCCCCGAGGACACGATCGAGCCGTACCTCGACCCGCCGCTGCTCGAGGACGTGAAGATCGATGTGGGCGAGGCCAAGCAGGTCTTCGACCAGCTGGCGATCATCAACCTCAACGGCGGGCTCGGCACCTCGATGGGCCTGGACCAGGCCAAGTCGCTGCTGCCCGTGCGGGACGGCAAATCGTTCCTGGACATCATCGTGGAGCAGGTCCTCGCCGCCCGTCGCGGCACCGGGTCGCGTCTGCCGCTGATCTTCATGAACTCCTTCCGCACCCGGGAGGACACCCTCGAGGTGCTCTCGAAGTACCCCGATCTCCCGGTCGGCGACCTGCCGCTGGACTTCCTGCAGAACAAGGAGCCCAAGCTCCGCCAGGACGACCTCACCCCGGTGGACTGGGAGGCAGATCCTGATCTCGAGTGGTGCCCGCCCGGCCACGGCGACATCTACACCGCGCTGCAGACCTCCGGCCTGCTCCAGCAGCTGCTGGACGCCGGTTTCAAGTACGCCTCCGTCTCCAACTCGGACAACCTCGGCACCGTCCCGAGCCCGGTGATCGCCGCCTGGTTCGCCGCCACCGGCGCGCCCTACGCCGCGGAGCTGTGCCGCCGCACGCCCGCCGACCGCAAGGGCGGGCACCTGGCGGTGCGCAAGTCCGACGGGCGGCTCATCCTGCGCGACACCGCGCAGACCCCGGCCGAGGAGATGGACTACTTCACCGATGAGCACCGCCACCCGTTCTTCCACACGAACAACCTCTGGTTCGACCTCGAGCAGATGGCGGCGGTGCTCGCCGAGCGCGACGGGATCATGGGCCTGCCGCTGATCCGCAACGAGAAGACGGTGGACCCGGCCGACAAGACCAGCACCCCCGTCTACCAGATCGAGTCCGCGATGGGCGCCGCGATCGAGGTGTTCGACGGCGCGACCGCGATCGTGGTGGGCCGCGACCGCTTCCTGCCGGTGAAGGCGACCTCCGATCTGCTGCTGGTGCGCTCGGACGCCTACGCGCTCGACGAGCGGGCCGCGCTCGTGCAGCAGGTCGAGAACGTGCCGACGGTGTCGCTGCAGGCCGGGTCCTACAAGCTCATCCAGGACTTCGAGCCGCGCTTCCCCTACGGCGTGCCCTCGCTCAAGGACGCTTCGAGCCTCGAGGTGCAGGGCGACTGGACCTTCGGCGCCGACGTGACCGTGATCGGCGATGCGGTGCTCGGCGAGGAAGGCGGCGAGGTGCCGGAGGGCGCCCGCGTCGGCACCGCCTCGACCAGCTGA
- a CDS encoding acetyltransferase, fucose-4-O-acetylase (PFAM: Acyltransferase family), which produces MSDSSPQPRPSRPRDPHLDNARGILIALVVVGHAIECFAAEAGVLGDTLYTAIYSFHMAAFIMISGFLSRSYRNEPRQVRRLLTAMVVPYVLFQLIHEAGKALLLGEDFELQMFLPAWTLWFLVALVAWRLLTPVLRQLRHPLLFAVAIAVISPLDPDLDSTFSLGRIAQMLPFFVLGLVTTPQMLERLLAFRHRWAGGAVLAGVVTVALLVGDWLPPSVFFLRGPYDLDDGVLSEMVLQVLVLLAGVAGSLSLLLVAPRGRSALTVVGERSLTVYLLHPVVLLPFRYAEQLPAWWASWWGTLGLVALALVLTAVLASGIVAHATRWLTNPPIGHLLVRPEQPAAPSPAPR; this is translated from the coding sequence ATGTCGGACAGCTCCCCGCAGCCCCGCCCCTCACGGCCCCGCGATCCCCACCTCGACAACGCCCGCGGCATCCTCATCGCGCTCGTCGTGGTGGGACACGCCATCGAATGCTTCGCGGCCGAGGCGGGCGTGCTCGGGGACACGCTGTACACGGCGATCTACTCGTTCCACATGGCCGCGTTCATCATGATCTCGGGCTTCCTCTCCCGCTCGTACCGCAACGAGCCGCGACAGGTGCGGCGGCTGCTCACGGCGATGGTGGTGCCGTACGTGCTCTTCCAGCTGATCCATGAGGCGGGGAAGGCGCTGCTGCTCGGCGAGGACTTCGAGCTGCAGATGTTCCTGCCGGCGTGGACCCTGTGGTTCCTGGTCGCCCTGGTGGCGTGGCGCCTGCTCACGCCGGTGCTGCGGCAGCTGCGCCATCCGCTGCTCTTCGCGGTGGCGATCGCCGTGATCTCCCCGCTGGACCCGGATCTCGACTCGACCTTCAGCCTGGGCCGGATCGCGCAGATGCTTCCGTTCTTCGTGCTGGGGCTGGTCACCACGCCGCAGATGCTCGAGCGCCTCCTCGCATTCCGTCACCGCTGGGCGGGGGGTGCGGTGCTCGCGGGCGTCGTCACCGTCGCTCTGCTGGTGGGCGACTGGCTGCCGCCGTCGGTGTTCTTCCTCCGCGGGCCCTACGACCTGGACGACGGCGTCCTGTCCGAGATGGTCCTGCAGGTGCTCGTGCTGCTGGCCGGCGTGGCGGGCAGCCTCTCCCTGCTGCTGGTCGCACCGCGCGGGCGCTCCGCGCTCACCGTGGTCGGCGAGCGTTCCCTGACGGTCTATCTGCTGCACCCGGTGGTGCTGCTGCCGTTCCGGTACGCAGAGCAGCTGCCGGCCTGGTGGGCGAGCTGGTGGGGCACGCTCGGGCTGGTGGCGCTCGCTCTGGTGCTGACCGCTGTGCTCGCCAGCGGCATCGTCGCTCACGCCACCCGGTGGCTCACGAATCCGCCGATCGGTCACCTGCTGGTGCGGCCGGAGCAGCCTGCGGCCCCCTCCCCCGCGCCCCGCTGA
- a CDS encoding L-proline dehydrogenase /delta-1-pyrroline-5-carboxylate dehydrogenase (PFAM: Aldehyde dehydrogenase family; Proline dehydrogenase) gives MPGPSELTAGAERTYDQGTATAWSPGTVRSPPHCTVAVIPNEEKTPLSPVHPSQSPLDDPRRIPTVEDVAAQVRSWVDAAATRPVPGAATMLSDLLRDPKGLDFTLAFVDRVIRPEDPRAAAVELRRLAQDPPAFLPAPLRRAVALGGAASRLAPSVVVPTAQAAMRRMVGHLILDARPGPLGASITRLTADGTHLNINLLGEAVLGAQEAARRLEGVRELVARPDVDYASIKVSSIVDHLPLWAAAETVDHIVETLLPLYLEAARAERPTFLNMDTEEYRDLELTLQVFEKLLDRPELAMLQAGIVLQAYLPDAPSAMSRLRRFAERRIAEGGAPIKVRLVKGANLSMEQVDASVHGWPQAPLLSKEETDAQYKRMLLEALDPEKLAAVHLGVAGHNLFDVAFAHLLMRERAIPTGPGHGVEFEMLAGMAPGQQAVVREATGTMRLYVPVVHPRHFDVAVSYLVRRLEENASSQNFLSAAFELDSSEELFSREQDRFARALERALRETSVATHRDQDRRDEARDAHGVVPLGSPALPAVPGAFRNTPDTDLSTPANQEWAARITHRIRGSELGEAEARAARRESVEEVDATLTAALEAQPAWEALGVEKRATILRRVAGTLAAHRAELLEVMAAETGKTLEQGDPEVSEAIDFALFYAEQAEQLAALEDLRAQARPLTLVTPPWNFPVAIPTGGTLAALVTGSAVIMKPAPQSRRCGALIGRLLHEAGVPDGVFTLVDVPEDEVGRSLIADPRVSQLILTGASDTAALFASWRPELRILAETSGKNSIIVTPQADLDLAAHDVAASAFGHAGQKCSAASLVITVGSVTTSRRFSAQLADAVLSLHVGMPTDPTVQMGPVIEPPGEKLRSGLTELAEGETWLSRPRQLDEGGRVFSPGVRTGVQEGSAFHLTEYFGPVLGVIHAETLEEAVRIQNGTAFGLTAGLHSLEPSEIAWWTEHVEAGNLYVNRGITGAIVQRQPFGGWKRSAIGQTAKAGGPNYLVHLMDWADAAAVPDALAEADAWLAEARHSDREHWASTFAPRDVQDLHGEINLLRHLPLPVMVRATEGTSTQELRRVLHAAATAGAEVEVSVPQQPLADAALAAGISEAAVRLEDAAAFAARVPTLEQSRIRLLGEADDALRRALAERIEVALLTGAVVASGRVELLPFLHEQAISATNHRYGDPLPHALDLNGGRGWARGCA, from the coding sequence GTGCCGGGCCCTTCGGAGCTCACCGCCGGGGCCGAGAGGACATACGATCAGGGCACGGCGACGGCGTGGTCCCCCGGGACCGTCCGCTCGCCGCCGCACTGCACCGTCGCCGTGATCCCGAACGAGGAGAAGACTCCGTTGTCCCCCGTGCACCCCTCGCAGTCCCCGCTCGATGACCCCCGCCGCATCCCGACCGTCGAGGACGTCGCGGCGCAGGTGCGCTCCTGGGTGGACGCCGCCGCCACCCGCCCCGTGCCGGGCGCGGCGACGATGCTCTCGGACCTGCTGCGGGACCCGAAGGGCCTGGACTTCACCCTCGCCTTCGTCGACCGGGTGATCCGTCCGGAGGATCCGCGGGCCGCCGCGGTGGAGCTGCGCCGGCTCGCGCAGGATCCGCCGGCCTTCCTGCCCGCGCCGCTGCGGCGCGCGGTCGCCCTCGGAGGCGCCGCCTCGCGCCTCGCCCCCTCGGTCGTGGTCCCCACCGCGCAGGCGGCGATGCGGCGGATGGTGGGGCATCTGATCCTCGATGCGCGGCCCGGCCCGCTGGGGGCCTCGATCACGCGCCTGACGGCGGACGGCACGCATCTCAACATCAATCTGCTGGGCGAGGCCGTGCTCGGCGCGCAGGAGGCGGCCCGACGGCTCGAGGGGGTGCGCGAGCTGGTGGCCCGGCCCGACGTCGACTACGCCTCCATCAAGGTCTCCTCGATCGTCGACCATCTGCCGCTGTGGGCCGCGGCGGAGACCGTCGACCACATCGTCGAGACGCTGCTGCCGCTGTACCTCGAGGCCGCCCGCGCCGAGCGTCCCACCTTCCTCAACATGGACACGGAGGAGTACCGCGACCTGGAGCTGACCCTGCAGGTCTTCGAGAAGCTGCTGGACCGCCCGGAGCTCGCCATGTTGCAGGCCGGGATCGTGCTGCAGGCCTACCTGCCCGACGCCCCCTCCGCCATGTCCCGGCTGCGTCGCTTCGCCGAACGTCGCATCGCGGAGGGCGGGGCACCGATCAAGGTGCGTCTGGTCAAGGGCGCCAACCTCTCGATGGAGCAGGTGGACGCCTCGGTGCACGGCTGGCCCCAGGCCCCGCTGCTGTCGAAGGAGGAGACCGACGCGCAGTACAAGCGCATGCTGCTCGAGGCGCTGGACCCCGAGAAGCTCGCCGCCGTGCATCTCGGGGTCGCAGGCCACAACCTCTTCGACGTCGCCTTCGCGCATCTGCTGATGCGCGAGCGCGCCATCCCCACCGGGCCCGGGCACGGCGTCGAGTTTGAGATGCTCGCCGGCATGGCCCCGGGCCAGCAGGCGGTGGTGCGCGAAGCGACCGGCACCATGCGGCTGTACGTGCCGGTCGTCCATCCCCGCCACTTCGACGTCGCCGTCTCCTACCTGGTGCGCCGCCTCGAGGAGAACGCCTCCTCGCAGAACTTCCTCTCGGCCGCGTTCGAGCTGGACAGCTCCGAGGAGCTCTTCTCCCGCGAGCAGGACCGCTTCGCGCGGGCGCTCGAGCGTGCCCTGCGCGAGACCTCGGTGGCGACCCATCGCGACCAGGACCGCCGCGACGAGGCCCGTGACGCGCACGGGGTCGTGCCCCTCGGCTCCCCGGCGCTGCCGGCGGTGCCCGGCGCCTTCCGCAACACTCCCGACACGGACCTGTCGACTCCCGCGAACCAGGAGTGGGCCGCTCGGATCACCCACCGCATCCGCGGCTCCGAGCTCGGTGAGGCCGAGGCACGCGCCGCCCGCCGCGAGAGCGTCGAGGAGGTCGACGCCACGCTCACGGCGGCGCTCGAGGCGCAGCCCGCGTGGGAGGCGCTCGGCGTGGAGAAACGGGCGACGATCCTGCGCCGGGTGGCGGGCACCCTCGCCGCGCACCGGGCCGAGCTGCTGGAGGTGATGGCCGCAGAGACCGGCAAGACCCTCGAGCAGGGCGATCCCGAGGTCAGCGAGGCGATCGACTTCGCGCTCTTCTACGCGGAGCAGGCCGAGCAGCTGGCAGCGCTCGAGGACCTGAGAGCGCAGGCAAGGCCGCTGACCCTGGTCACCCCGCCGTGGAACTTCCCCGTCGCGATCCCCACCGGCGGGACGCTCGCCGCGCTCGTCACCGGCAGCGCCGTGATCATGAAGCCGGCGCCCCAGTCCCGCCGCTGCGGAGCGCTCATCGGGCGCCTGCTGCACGAGGCCGGTGTGCCCGATGGGGTGTTCACCCTCGTCGACGTGCCGGAGGACGAGGTGGGGCGGTCCCTGATCGCCGATCCGCGGGTGTCCCAGCTGATCCTCACCGGTGCCTCGGACACCGCGGCGCTGTTCGCCTCCTGGCGGCCGGAGCTGCGGATCCTCGCCGAGACCAGCGGCAAGAACTCCATCATCGTGACCCCGCAGGCGGATCTCGACCTGGCCGCCCACGACGTCGCCGCGAGCGCCTTCGGGCATGCGGGTCAGAAATGCTCGGCGGCCTCGCTCGTGATCACCGTCGGCTCGGTCACCACCTCGCGCCGCTTCTCGGCCCAGCTGGCCGACGCAGTGCTGAGCCTGCACGTGGGGATGCCCACCGACCCGACCGTGCAGATGGGTCCGGTGATCGAGCCGCCCGGGGAGAAGCTCCGCTCGGGGCTCACCGAGCTCGCGGAGGGCGAGACGTGGCTGTCCCGTCCGCGGCAGCTGGACGAGGGCGGTCGAGTCTTCTCCCCGGGCGTGCGCACCGGGGTGCAGGAGGGGTCGGCGTTCCACCTCACCGAGTACTTCGGGCCGGTGCTCGGCGTGATCCACGCCGAGACGCTCGAGGAGGCGGTGCGGATCCAGAACGGCACGGCCTTCGGGCTCACCGCCGGGCTGCACTCCCTGGAGCCCTCGGAGATCGCCTGGTGGACCGAGCACGTGGAGGCCGGGAACCTCTACGTCAACCGCGGCATCACGGGGGCGATCGTGCAGCGGCAGCCCTTCGGCGGCTGGAAGCGCTCCGCGATCGGGCAGACCGCCAAGGCCGGCGGCCCGAACTATCTCGTGCACCTGATGGACTGGGCCGACGCCGCGGCCGTGCCGGACGCTCTCGCCGAGGCGGACGCCTGGCTGGCCGAGGCCCGGCACAGCGACCGGGAGCACTGGGCGAGCACCTTCGCCCCGCGCGACGTGCAGGACCTCCACGGCGAGATCAACCTGCTGCGGCACCTGCCGCTGCCGGTGATGGTCCGCGCGACGGAGGGGACCTCCACGCAGGAGCTGCGGCGCGTGCTGCACGCCGCCGCGACCGCCGGCGCCGAGGTGGAGGTCTCGGTCCCGCAGCAGCCGCTCGCGGACGCCGCGCTGGCCGCCGGGATCTCCGAGGCGGCGGTGCGCCTCGAGGACGCCGCCGCCTTCGCGGCCCGGGTCCCCACCCTCGAGCAGAGCCGGATCCGCCTGCTCGGCGAGGCCGACGACGCGCTGCGCCGCGCTCTCGCGGAGAGGATCGAGGTCGCCCTGTTGACGGGCGCCGTCGTGGCCAGCGGGCGCGTGGAGCTGCTGCCCTTCCTGCATGAGCAGGCGATCAGCGCCACGAACCACCGTTACGGCGATCCCCTCCCCCACGCCCTGGATCTCAACGGCGGCCGCGGCTGGGCCCGCGGCTGCGCCTGA
- a CDS encoding haloacid dehalogenase superfamily protein, subfamily IA, variant 3 with third motif having DD or ED (PFAM: haloacid dehalogenase-like hydrolase~TIGRFAM: haloacid dehalogenase superfamily, subfamily IA, variant 3 with third motif having DD or ED) → MSTSSLTQLRDLMHDHHIRAVVSDLDGVLRLFDPSLWGELDAIGGVPEGTVYEAVLGHPFLDEVVRGRGTHRQWCEHAASALVAAGSTPERADAVIRGWLSSPARIDREVLDELETLRAAGTAVFLLTNGTDRVPEELDDLEMTPFLGPGRRFLLNTADLGAAKPDRGAYALAHARIEHELGESLDAEQVAFLDDSPRHVRGAASYGWHAVLHRAV, encoded by the coding sequence ATGAGCACCTCCTCCCTCACGCAGCTGCGCGACCTCATGCACGATCACCACATCCGTGCGGTGGTGTCGGATCTCGACGGGGTGCTGCGGCTCTTCGATCCGTCTCTGTGGGGCGAGCTCGACGCGATCGGCGGGGTGCCGGAGGGCACGGTCTACGAGGCGGTGCTCGGTCATCCCTTCCTCGACGAGGTGGTGCGGGGCCGTGGCACGCACCGCCAATGGTGCGAGCACGCAGCATCCGCCCTGGTGGCGGCGGGCAGCACGCCGGAGCGTGCCGACGCCGTGATCCGGGGGTGGCTGTCCTCCCCCGCCCGGATCGATCGAGAGGTCCTGGACGAGCTGGAGACGCTGCGCGCCGCGGGGACGGCGGTGTTCCTCCTGACCAACGGCACCGACCGGGTTCCCGAGGAGCTCGACGACCTGGAGATGACGCCCTTCCTCGGCCCGGGCCGACGGTTCCTGCTGAACACAGCGGATCTCGGTGCCGCCAAGCCTGACCGCGGCGCCTACGCGCTTGCGCATGCGCGGATCGAGCACGAGCTCGGCGAGAGCCTGGACGCCGAACAGGTCGCGTTCCTCGACGACTCCCCGCGGCACGTGCGCGGTGCCGCCTCCTACGGGTGGCATGCGGTGCTCCACCGCGCCGTGTGA